A region of Vanessa tameamea isolate UH-Manoa-2023 chromosome 21, ilVanTame1 primary haplotype, whole genome shotgun sequence DNA encodes the following proteins:
- the LOC113404647 gene encoding required for meiotic nuclear division protein 1 homolog — protein sequence MTVFISKIVSRSLRQVSKTIVPCISDCLPARTYSFQKKNVLFRNGQPFFRKYSNDNIIPTTMAMDNTCLPLKKKTVHKKLELDDLTKKEGHFLTLAYATAYSYDLKALREGLLQQKLYEPGTLKAQEIGDVVVANAVYAIGDEPREIIFFREGAVVFWNCTELEANNVLEFVKPYEEESYPTDVVKKEREVMSYQYQPTAKRCYLQESCFVLVPNNDNSLERYSFSHAMAQSARLGAWEARLAALAADVRAHAAVMQRDGAAHVEKKEVVRKLGELFSLRHRLNVESDLLDTPDFYWEEERLERLYSNTVAYFTIPRRTRVLNERLSHCVELLELLSSWAADRHHVRLEWMVIALILAEVCFELLHCCERYLFDSHQR from the exons ATGActgtatttatatcaaaaatagtgTCAAGGTCTTTGCGTCAAGTGTCTAAAACAATTGTACCATGTATATCAGATTGTTTACCGGCAAGAACTTAttcatttcagaaaaaaaatgttttatttcgcaATGGACAGCCCTTTTTTAGGAAATActcaaatgataatattataccaACGACAATGGCGATGGACAACACATGCTTaccattaaaaaagaaaacagttCACAAAAAACTCGAACTCGATGATTTAACTAAGAAAGAGGGCCATTTCTTAACTTTAGCTTATGCCACAGCATATTCGTATGATCTTAAGGCCTTAAGGGAGGGTTTGTTGCAGCAGAAGCTCTACGAGCCGGGAAC GTTAAAAGCTCAAGAAATAGGTGATGTAGTGGTAGCTAATGCAGTTTATGCAATTGGTGATGAACCACGTGAGATCATATTTTTCCGAGAAGGAGCAGTCGTTTTTTGGAATTGCACAGAATTGGAAGCGAATAATGTACTGGAGTTTGTGAAACC TTATGAAGAAGAAAGCTATCCAACTGATGTGGTTAAGAAGGAAAGAGAGGTGATGTCATATCAATACCAGCCTACAGC aaagAGATGTTATCTTCAAGAATCATGTTTCGTTTTGGTGCCAAATAATGACAATTCGCTGGAGAGATATTCTTTCAG CCACGCTATGGCGCAGTCGGCGCGGCTGGGCGCGTGGGAGGCGCGGCTGGCGGCGCTGGCGGCCGACGTGCGCGCGCACGCCGCCGTCATGCAGCGCGACGGCGCCGCACACGTCGAGAAAAAGGAG GTGGTGCGCAAGCTGGGTGAGCTGTTCTCCCTCCGGCATCGACTGAATGTTGAGTCCGATCTTCTCGACACACCCGACTTCTACTGGGAGGAGGAGAGACTGGAGCGACTGTACTCCAACACGGTGGCATACTTCACCATACCGAGGCGCACCAGG GTGCTGAACGAGCGCCTGTCGCACTGCGTGGAGCTGCTGGAGCTGCTGTCGTCGTGGGCGGCGGACCGACACCACGTGCGCCTCGAGTGGATGGTCATCGCTCTCATCCTGGCGGAGGTCTGCTTCGAGCTGCTGCACTGCTGCGAGCGATACTTGTTCGACTCGCATCAGCGGTAG